From the genome of Anas acuta chromosome 29, bAnaAcu1.1, whole genome shotgun sequence:
tccttcccttcctccttcctgcaGTGCCCCGAGGCCGGCGGCCCccgcagcggcggcggcggtgaaGATGCCCGACCGGGACGGCTACAAcaacggcggcggcggcggcgatgAGGTGGGCGCCAACGCGGACGACATCTGCCGCGACTTCCTGCGCAACGTCTGCAAGCGGGGCAAACGCTGCCGCTTCCGGCACCCCGACATCAGCGAGGTGACCAACCTGGGCGTGCGCAAGAACGAGTTCATCTTCTGCCACGACTTCCAGAACAAGGAGTGCGTGCGCCTCAACTGCCGCTTCATCCACGGCACCAAGGAGGACGAGGACTGCTACAAGAAGAccggggagctgcccccgcGCCTGCGGCAGAAGGTGGCCGCCGGCCTCGGCCTCTCCCCCGCCGACCTGCCCAACAGCAAGGAGGAGGTGCCCATCTGCAGGGACTTCTTGAAGGGCGACTGCCAGCGGGGCGCCAAGTGCAAGTTCCAGCACCTGCAGCGGGACTACGAGTACGAGGCGCGGGGGATGGCCGCCCGCGAGCAGGGCCTGGGCACCGCCGTGCGCCGCTACGACGCCATCTACGACCCCGACCGCTACGACGACCACGAGCCCGTGCTGAAGCGGCGGCGGGTGGACGGGCTGCACTTCGACACCTACGAGTACAGCTTCACCAGCCCGCGGACGGTGGAGTAccggctgctggaggaggagaacaTCATGCTGCGCAAGCGGGTGGAGGACCTGAAGAAGCAGGTGAACAACCTGCTGGCCACCAAcgaggtgctgctggagcagaacGCGCAGTTCCGCAACCAGGCCAAGGTGATGACGCTCAGCTCCACCGCCACGGCCACCGAGCAGACTCTGGCCCCCACCGTGGGCACCGTCACCAACTACAACCACAGCATCGCGCAGACGCACACCACGCTCAGCAGCCAGGCCCTGCAGCCCCGGCCCGTTTCCCAACAGGATTTGGTCGCCCCCGCCGGCGCCCAGGCGGCGCCCCCGGCCAACGCCGCCCCCCCCATGAACCCCGAAATCACGCCGCTCTCGGCCGCCCTGGCGCAGACCATCGCCCAGGGCATGGCCCCCCCGGTCTCCATGGCCCCGGTGGCCGTTTCGGTGGCTCCGGTGGCCGTGTCGATGGCGCAGCCGCTGGGGGGGATCACCATGAGCCACGCCACCACCCCCATGGTGACGTACCCCATCGCCTCGCAGAGCATGCGGATAACGGCCATGCCGCACTGACCCCCCCGCAGCGCCGCCcgcctcgg
Proteins encoded in this window:
- the ZC3H10 gene encoding zinc finger CCCH domain-containing protein 10, which produces MPDRDGYNNGGGGGDEVGANADDICRDFLRNVCKRGKRCRFRHPDISEVTNLGVRKNEFIFCHDFQNKECVRLNCRFIHGTKEDEDCYKKTGELPPRLRQKVAAGLGLSPADLPNSKEEVPICRDFLKGDCQRGAKCKFQHLQRDYEYEARGMAAREQGLGTAVRRYDAIYDPDRYDDHEPVLKRRRVDGLHFDTYEYSFTSPRTVEYRLLEEENIMLRKRVEDLKKQVNNLLATNEVLLEQNAQFRNQAKVMTLSSTATATEQTLAPTVGTVTNYNHSIAQTHTTLSSQALQPRPVSQQDLVAPAGAQAAPPANAAPPMNPEITPLSAALAQTIAQGMAPPVSMAPVAVSVAPVAVSMAQPLGGITMSHATTPMVTYPIASQSMRITAMPH